AACAATTTGCCGCCGCTGATCCGGCTCGCTTCATCCAACGCGATCAACGCCGCGTGTCCCTCGGCAAATTCGCTCGAGGGCGATTCGATCCGCACGGCGACCGGGTCGGGCGGTTGGGGCAGCACAGGATCGATCAATCGGATCGAGTAGTCGCCCGGTGGCAGATCGCTTGCCGTCCCCCGCAACAATTGCGGATCGCTTGTCGGATACAACGTCTCCAATCGCGGCGAATCGCCATCGCGGCCGATCGCAACGCGAGCCTGTCGCGGACTCTCCGATTTGGGTAGCGTCAACTCGATCGGCAGCGGTTGCCCTTCGGTAAACCGACTCCCCGAAACCTGCAGGCGAGCCGATTCGTTGACGTCGGTCCGTTTGCGCCGCGCCAATTTCCGGATGACTTGCAACCAATAACGCTCGTGCAGATTGTGCGTCGACGATCCGCTCAGCCAGCGAAACGACTCATCGCTCAATTGCAGCCAGACCTGTCCGGCCCCAACAACCTGACTTACAACCACCGGCAGCGAAGCTGTCTGTTGAGCCGCGTCGCCGGTCGCCAAAATTACCTGCGCAGCCGGCTTGAGCTCGGCCGATCGCATCAGCCAATACAGCGGCGGCAGTTGCGACCACCGGATCCCAGCGGGCAGCGGCAGGTCGCCGGCGGCTTGTCCCAACCGCGTTCGCTCGACCACCAGCGGACGAGATTGCGGACCGGCGGGAGCTCGCAGACCGCGGGGATCGACCGGGATCAGATCGGCCAACGCCGATCCGTTTGGGATCGCTAATCGATTCTCCGGGCCTGCGACAACAACCAATCCCGTCCCGCGGGATCGCACCAGTTCATCGATCTGCCCGAGCATCAATTCGCCCAACTGGTCGATGTCGGCATCGCATAAGATCACCACGTCCAAGGCTTCCAATTCGTCTGACTTGACCGGTGGCAGCGCCGCCGCAGAACGATCCTGTTCCGCGTACCTCGGGTCGCCATCCTGCAGCACGCTGGTCAAGCGGATCAGATTTTCCGCCGCGTTGCCTTGCCCTTGAGCCCGTTCCAGCAAGTGCTTTAGGAAGCGGAACTCGTAGCTCGGCTGTTGAGCGATCAGCAGCACGCCGATCGGTTCGTCGCGAACCACCAATCGCATCGGCTTGCGATTATTGTCGGTAAAGATCTCGCCATCGATCGGCGGCACAACCACCTGCAGATTCCAGCTCCCCGGCCGGTCGGCGGCGAAGGTCAGCGGAATGACGGTCCGCGTCGGCGACGATTCCATCCGCACTTGTTGGCGAGCCAGCAGCGCATCGGAATCGCGATCGCGCAGCTCGACAGCAACCTCGCTTCCCGCCGGGGCGGTGCCACGCAGCAGCACGCGAACCTGCACTTCATCCCCCAGGAAAGCCCGGTCGTCGGCAACGATTTCGTCGATCGCAAGTTCCGGCGGCGGTTGCTCTCCGCCCAGGCCGACGGTCCACAGCGGAATGTTCTGCGCCGCCAAACGATCCGCTGCGACGCGCAAACTGGCACCGTCGGTGACGATCCCGTCGGACATCAAGACGATCGCCGCCGTCGACCGGCCGCGTTGGGCATTGGTCAACTGCAGCAGCCCGTCTCCCAAGCGACTCGATTGGCCATCGGCTTGCAGTTCGGCGACCGAACTGAGCGGGCGGATCTGTTCGCTGACCGCGTACATCTTTAAACGATACCGTTGCTCGAGAGTCTGCATCCAATCGGGCTCGGCAAACAATTTTTGGGCGCGGGCCAGCCGATTGGTCCCGACATCGCTGGCCGAGTCTCCCGCGGGCAACTGCATGCTGGCCGAATCGTCGACCAGCATCAGCAGGTCGGGCAGATCGGTCTCGAAAAACGAGAGCCGCCAACCGCCAAGCATCAGAAACAGCCCAGCCAAAGCCGCCAGCCGCAGCGTCGACAACACAACGGTCTTCCGCCACGCGATCTGCTGGGCGAACAACAACCACGTCGTCCAACCGGCGATCGCCAGGAACAACACCGCCAGCCCCCACGCTGGCAGCGGCCAAGCGTGTTGCAATTCCCAGCTGATGTCGACGGCAAATATCATCCGTTGAAACGTTCCCACAGTTTAGCGTCTGGCGGATTCCAAGAGGCCGGCGATCTCGGCGAGCGATTACGCATCGGGCTTCGCTTCGGCAGCGCTGCCGGAATTGCGAACCGCCGGTTTCTTCGCCTTCTTCGGACGCCGCTCTTTGCCGGCGCTGCCGCTACGCTCGGGATGTAATTGGGCAAGCGTCTCTTGCAATTCGGCAAGCTTCGCCTGAGTCGCTTCGATCTCGTCGGTCAAACGCTGCGCCAACTCCTCCCGCTGATCGAAGAACGCCTGCACGTCGTCCAGCAGCGAACCACTGCCGCCGTCGACTTCCGGTTCGGACGCTTCCACCTCGCCGCTCTCGCTTGGAAGGTTCTCGTCGCCGACAGTCTCGGTTTCGTCGTCGCTGGATTTCTCTTCGTCGCGGTGCGGCGCGTCGGTTTGGTCCTCTGCTGCGGTCGCCGAATCGGCTGCATCACCAGACTCGGGGGCGACGGCTGCGGTCGACGATTCGGAAGCGGATGTTGTGGAAGCGGACGCGGCATCTTCGCGGCGCGGTGATTTTTTGGGCACTTTAGAATTCAGTCCTCATGAAAGCGAATTAAGGCAAGTTGCATGCGATCAGGCAAAGAAACCCTAGGCAAGCTAAGCAAGGTGTGTCAGTCGTTTCTATAATTCCGTGGCGTGCGATTCCATTGCCTCTAAAAGGGTGGAAATCGCTACAACACATCCCGTGGTCGATCCGATTATTACAAGCATCAGGTGAGCACGGCAACCGATCGCTATGGAATCCCTTTGCTCCCCCATCGGTTTCCAATTCCGCCGTGCCACTGAACCGTGAGTTTTTAATGATTGCACGCCACCAGAGGAACGACTTGATGCTTTGGACCTCGCTTTTTTAACCTAGTGCCGTCGCATCGATCTGTTGGTCCATCTGAATGTTGCCCCTGTTTCAGATCGGACCAGCAGATGCGACGGTAGAATTTGATTCGACCCTTACCAGCGAGTGGTTTCCAGTGATTGGAGACCACTCGTTTTTTCGTTGGTGGTCGATTCGAAGTCGCGATCGATTTCGCCGCCTCGTCTGCTGGGGTGCGTCATGCGCTAACGCAGTCGCAACTGACGGCTGACCCACGATTCTGCCACCAAACATCCAATCAAACAGGCGATCGCAATTTGGAACAGCGGCACCCCTGTCGTTTCCAAAGCTTGCGGTTTCGGTTTCGTTTCGACCGATGCGTCGTCGGCTCCACGCAACCGCTCCGGCAGTTGTGCGGTCTCGATCATCGCAAGGTCGCTCTCCGCCACTGGCGGATTGATGACAAACTGGCCAACCGTTTTCCCGTCGCGCTCGACTGGATAGACGCCCGCATCGCGCGATGTGGAACCATCCGTAGTGTCAGCCGCACCGGTTTCGGTCTGCGTCACCGCAACCGATTCCTGCAGCAACGGGATGAAGCTGGGCCATAGAGCGATCGCATTCCAAGCCTCGCCGTCGGCGTCAGCTTGCGGATTGACGGCGGTTGTCATGACCATCAAATGAGCTCCCGACGCGAGCCGCTTCGACAGCAACAACGGATCGCCGTCGCCGATGCCAAGCACCGTCGCGACGTTGGAATCGGCCGCCGGATCGATCTTCCAGTAGCGAAAGATCGGCGTCGTGATCAATCCGCTGTCCGGATGCGATTGAAACGGTTTGCTGATCCGATGGCTGTATCCTTTGGGATCGATCGGATATTGATCGACATCGGCGAGCGATTCGATCCGCCCGATCGAAAGCGGATCGCCCGGGTCGCCCGATGAAAATTCTCGGTTAAACGTTTGCGGGTCGATGCCCGGGCCAAGCCACAGCATCGCGCTGTGCCCCTGTCGCAGATCAGATCGCAGCCAGCGAGCGTCCTCGCTGCGCAGCGGTCCCCAATCGCATAACACGATGAAATCGAAGCCGTCCGGCGGCAATTGACTCAGCCGTTGCGAGGCGATCTGTTGGACATCCAATTGCCCGGCCGTGCCGCTCCGCAGCGCGGTCGCGACAAACCGCGTCGCCGCCGCGTCGGCACCGATGCAAGCCACTCGCAACTGCGACCGCATCTCGACCACCAGGCGTCGGACGTTGTCGGCGTTCAGATCGTCGTCGGGAATCTTGACCGCCAGTACATGTTCCCCGGCGGGCAACGCGATCTGCCACGCGACATCGCTGCGAGCCCCCGGATCGATCGCGATCCGGCGACTCTCCCGGACCACGTCGTCGACCAATAACTGTACCAACATCGGATCGCTGCCACTCTGCGGCGATCGCGCGATCCGGCTGTGGAGCTGCAGCGGTTGCTGAGCTACAAAAAATCCGGGGTCGGCGTGGAAGGCGTCGATGTGCGAGTTATCGACGTCGCGGTTGCCGACGTCGACGATCGTCCAACTCGCATGCGGCGAGAGCTTCGTCTGCGCGGGGACGCTTCGCCAGGAAAGAGCTTGCAGGTCGGCGAAGATCGCGACCTCGACGGCGCCCGACCACAACCGATCGCTGTTGATTTCATCGATCCGCCGAGAGACGTTTTCGATCGCCAGGCCAAATGCGGCTTCGCTGTCGGTCGTTTGCAGCGACGCCAGCGTTTGCTGCATCTCGACAGGGTCATAGGTGATCGTGTCGACGATCCAGTCGTTTTGGGCACCTACCTGCAGCAACAGGAACCCGTCGCCGGGGTGCGCATCGTCGCACCGTTGGGATGCGGCAGCGATCGCGTCGGACCAGCGGGTGCCATCGTCGCGGCGCGTCTTCATCGACATCGATCCGTCGATCACTAGGATCTGCAAACGCGGCCTGCGCTCGAGCGGAACGTCTGCCGAGGCATCGATCACCGGATCGGCGAGCGCGATCGCAAACAGCACGATTGCCAGCACCCGCAAGGCCAACAGCAGCCATTGCCACAGTCGAAACTTTCGCTGCGATTTCTGTTGCGCCGCGATCACAAACTGGACAGCAGCCCAGCGGATCGAACGCCGCTGGCGACGCGAAAGCAGATGCAACACGATCGGAATCGCTGCTGCGGCCGCCCACAGCAACATCCAGCTGCTTGTAAAAAGGCCTAAAAAAAGCAGCTCATTTCCCATCGTGTTGGTTGTCGAGAAGGGGGTTTCAAAGAAAATAGACTGCTTCGCAATACCACAAGCACCGGCTTGCTGGCGTCGACTCCATTTCCAATTCTCTCAAATTGCAATGAATAACACTAGCAGCTTCAAGGTATTGTTTCTGATCGCCCTGATCGGGACCGTCGTCGGATGCAAGAGCGAGCCCGCCGATCGGCCCGAGGAAACGCCAGCCGAAGCGGTCGAAAAGACTCCCGCATCGGAAGCGACTGCCGAATCGGAAGCGACTGCCGCGATGGATGATCCCGAATCGCAGCCGGGCGTGATCGTGATGGACGCCGACCAGTTGCTAGCCAACCGCTTGCCCGCCGAACAGGCGAGCCAAGGTTGGGTGCGACTGTTCGACGGCCAAACCTTCTTTGGATGGCAGATCGCTAGCCAAGCGAACTGGCAGATCGACGATGGGGTGCTGAGTGTCGATGACGGCGAAAAGGGTCTGATCTGCACCACCATGCGTTGGCGCGACTATCAACTGTCGCTGGAATTCAAAGCCTCTCCCGAGACCAACAGCGGCGTTTTCTTGCGAACGAATCTGTTCCCAACCGATCCGACGGTCGACTGCTATGAATTGAATATCGCTTCGGCCGACAACCCCTTCCCGACCGGCAGCTTGGTGCAGCGGGAACCGAAAAGCAGCGCCGACATCGCCGCATTCGATTACGACGTGTGGCATCGATACGACATTCGCGTCGAAGGAGCGACCGTCAACGTGAAGCTCGACGGCGTGGAAATCCTCAACTACGTCGATCCCAACCCATTGCCCGCCGGCTTGATCGGTCTGCAATACAACGGCGGCCCGGCAGCGTTTCGCGATATCCGCGTCCGACCGTTGGGACTCGATTCGTTGATCTCCGAGACGATCGAAGACCACTGGGTCCGCTATCCCGAGATGGAAGGGGATTACCAGATGACGGACGACGGGATGCAAATCACCGGCGGCCGAGCCCAATTGGAATCGAAGGCTCAATACGACGACTTTGCCCTGCTGGCCGAAGTCCGCACCAACGCGGCAGCTTTAAATTCGGGGATCTTCTTCCGCTGCATCCCCGGCGACGTGATGATGGGCTACGAATGCCAGATCTCCAACGCCACGATCGAAGGCGATCCGATGTTCCCGGCCGATTGCGGAACCGGCGGATTCTTCCGTCGCAAGGATGCTCGGATCGTTGCCGCCGACGATCAGGAATGGTTTTCGATGCTATTGATCGCTGATGGATCGACGATGGCCACGTGGGTCAACGGATTGCAGGTCAGCGAATGGAGCGACGATCGCGAACCCGACGCCAACCCGCGCAAGGGCCAACGCCTGGAAGCCGGTACGTTGATGCTGCAAGCTCACGATCCGACGACCGATATCCACATCCGCCAACTGGCCGTCGCAACCCTCGCCGCCCCCGTCGAAGAAGCGAAGCCCGAAGCCAAAGAAGAAGTGAAACCCGAAGCGAAGGAAGAAGCCAAGGAAGAAGCCAAGGAAGAAGCCAAGGAAGAAGCCAAGGAAGAAGCCAAGGAAGAGCCGAAACCGGAAATGAAGGAAGAGCCGAAGGAAGAGGCAAAGCCTGAAGCGAAAGAAGAGAAAAAGCCCGAGGTGAAGGAAGAGGCAAAACCGGAAGCCAAGGAAGAAGCGAAGCCAGAAGTCAAGGAAGAGGCCAAGCCTGAGACGGCGGAAGAAACGAAGGAGTAGGCCGGGCGAGCGTTTTGCCGGGCGAGAGTGGCCAGGGGCGAGCGGATCGATTCAAATCGGGGGATGTCGCGGCGGGCTGGACCAGCCCTTTATAATGATCGGCCCTCGATTGGTTTGTCTGGATCGAGGCCATTCCTTTAACGAAAGCTCCACGATGAAAAAACTCGCCTCCCTGCTTGGAATCTGCCTGCTATCGACCAGCTGTTTCGCTCAAGCGACAACGACCGCGCCGGCTCTGAAGCCCGTCGCTTTGCAAGCCGGAACCGCGACGATCTCTCCCGCGAACTCGCGGATCGATTTTGTCGGCAAGCACGAAGGCGAAAAGCCCGATCCACGCAAAGGTGGCTTCGGCAAGTTCACTGGCCAAGCGAAGGTTGCCACCGATGGCTCGCTGCAATCGATCGCCTGGGAGATCGAAACCGGATCATTGTTTACCGAGATTCCTAAGCTGACCGGACATCTAAAGAACTCCGACTTCTTTGACGTCCGCGAATATCCAAAGGCTTCGTTCCAATCGACTTCCGTCGCCGCCGGTTCGGGTGAAGGGAACTACATCGTCACCGGTGACCTGACGCTGCTGAAGGCGACCAAGTCGATCAAGATCCCCGTTTCGGTCGACGTCTCCGCCGAAGGACTGACGCTGCACAGCAAATTCGAGATCGACCGCACGCAGTTCGGAATGAACTACGGTCAAGGCAAAGTGACAAACGCCGTTCAGTTGACTGTTGCGATCGGTCAGCCGACCGAAGCAGCCGGACGCTAAAGTGTTCTCGATCCAGGACATCCTCTACGGCGGGTGCTTACCCGCCGCGGTTGCGGTGCTTGTATTTGTTGTCATGTCGCGTGGGCTGCCCGAACAAGTCGGGTTGCGTTACGCGTCAGCATCCGCGTTGACGCTCGGCTTTCTCGCCGGATACGCGATGCTTGCACTCGGTCCTTGGGCGGCGGAATCGCATTGGCACTGGCTGCCCTACGCGCTGCTGGTCGCATCGGTCGCCGGACCAATCGCCGCGGCCGAGGGTGTGCACGCGGTCGAACGCTGGCTGTTGTTTGCCATCCTCGGCGGAACGTTTGCTTGGTTCTTGGTTCCCGAGTGGGACGATTTGCAGCCGTCGTGGGCGGTTCACGCCAGCATCTTAACGATCTATATCGCTTGCCTAGCCGGCGGTTTGGAATCGCTGGCCCGCCGGATGCCCGGACCGCTGTTACCCGCAACGCTTTGGATGACGCTCAGCGCGACCGCTGTCGCGTTGGCCCTCTCGGGCTCTCTACGTTTCGCCCAGATTGCGTTGGCCGGTGCGGCAGCGATGTTTGGACTGGCGATCCTCGCCTGGTTTCGTCCGGCGAGGACGTCGCTGGTCGGATCAGGCTTCGCCGTCGCAGTGCTGGCCGCGGGATCGTTGTTGATTGGCCGAGTCAATTCGTTCAGCGAAGTGCCGCTGGCAACGTACCTGTTGATCCCGCTGGCACCGCTGGCTTTGTTTGCCAGTCTCGCCGGTCCGCTCTCCCGCGTCGAAGGCTTCAAAGGCGTCGCGTTTCGCTTGGCGTTGCCGATCCTGTTGCTTGGCGTTGCGGTGGGGCTGGCGATCGCGGCCGAAGCCGGTTCCGATGAGATGGACTACAGCATGCGGCAACTCCCGCAGCGACTTAACCCTTCTCCGCTTCAGCTCGACGCGCTTCTTTAAACAACGCCTTCAGTTCCTCGCGTGCGGCGTTCAAGAAGTTCATCGCTGGCTCGGTTTGGTAATCGGGATAGGTCCATGGATGCATCTTCCAGCTGCCGCCGGTGAACGACATCGTCACTTCGGCAAAGATACCGTCGCGGAGATACAGTCGATGGTCGCGGTCCTTGGTCGTCGCCAGGACAAACTTGGCTAGCGTGAGGTAGCCCGAATCGAGGTTCAACGGGCGGTCTTCGGGATAGCTGTTCTGGGCCTTGAAATCAAGTTCCCATTGATTGGTCAGCAGCTTCCAATGGGCAAGCTGTTGCGGATCGCGGAGCGGTTCAAAGGCGAAGATCTGTTTCTTCAGATCTTCGCCCATCTCGGCTTGGTAATAATTGGTCATATCGAAGGCGAACAGCTCGCTCTTCAGCCGCACCTGGAACCCGGCGGCGGCAAACGTTTCGACCGACCAATCGAGCGCGTCGTCGTATCGCGTCGTGATCGCGCACAACGGCATCACGCTCTCTGGCATTCGTACAACACCCATTACTGAACCGACCTTTTCTTGGATAGAATAGACGTTTTGAAGTACTCGGTCGACGAAACCTCGCGACTTCGTGCGACCCGAAATGACACGATCCGTTTCTATCGACGCGAAGGTGCCCCGCGTGGTATCGACCGATCGGCAGTAGAACAAAGGCCCTTTCACCGATGACCAAATCAACGCACCCTTGGCTGGCCGATCGCACGGCGGCTTTCGACAGCAGCGGCATTCGCCGCGTCTTCGATCTAGCGGCCACGCTGAAGGATCCAATTAACCTGTCGATCGGTCAACCCGACTTCGACGTCCCCGACCCGGTCAAGCAAGCCTGCATCGCTGCGATCAACTCTGGCAAAAACAGCTACTCCCAGACTCAAGGGATCGCGCCGCTGCGCGACAAACTGCAATCGCAGCTGGACGCCCAATACGGCCATGCCGATCGCAAGGTCTTCGTGACCAGCGGCACCAGCGGCGGGTTGGTGCTGTCGATGTTTGCGATGGTTAATCCGGGAGACGAAGTGATCTTCTTCGATCCCTTTTTTGTCATGTATCCGCCGTTGATCAAGCTGGTTGGTGGCGTGCCGGTTCCGATCGACACCTATCCCGACTTTAAGATCGACATCCAAAAGGTCGCCGATGCGATCACGCCTCGCACCAAGATGATCCTGCTGAACAGCCCCGGTAATCCGACGGGTGTGATCGCGACCGAACAGGAGCAACGAGAGCTGGCGGCGTTGGCTGCCGAGCGTGGGATCGCATTGGTATCCGACGAGATCTACAGCCGCTTCTGTTACGCCGACCGCTTCATTTCGCCCGCCGAATTCAACGATCAAACGATCGTGATCGATGGCTTCAGCAAAAGTCACGCGATGACCGGATGGCGGGTTGGATTTGTCCACGGCCCAACCGAAGTCGTCGAGACGATGACCAAGCTGCAGCAATATTCGTTTGTCTGCGCCCCGCAGCCGGCTCAATGGGCGGCGCTCGAAGCGATCGACGTCGATGTCGACGACTACCGCCAACAATATCAAGGCAAACGCGATCGGATCATCGACGCTCTAAAAGACGACTACGAAATCGAAGTCCCTGGCGGCGCGTTTTACATCTTCCCGAAAGTCCCTTGGGGAACGGGAACTTCATTTGTCGAAGCGGCGATCGCGGCGGGGCTGTTGATCATCCCCGGCGGGATCTTCAGCGGTCGCGACACCCACTTCCGGATCTCTTACGCCGCCAGCGACCAGACGATCGATCGCGGCATCGAAGTCCTCAAGCAACTCGCCCGATCGGGCCCCAAGGCGTAAAACTCGATCGATCGTGGCGGCGGATGCCTCGAGTCGACAAACGGATTAGCCAATGTTCTTGCCCGCGACTTCCGGACTTTGTGGTAAACTTTTGTTATGACTCTCAAGCTTTCGAAAGACTTATCGGATGCGTTGCATGCGAACGGCAGCAACGGATTGGAAGTTGTCGATCCCGACAGCAACCGCATATATTTCGTCGTCGATGCTGAAATTCATCGACAGGCGATGGAGGCGTTGCGTCGTCAGCAAGACCGAGAAGCGATCGCGCTGGGGATTGCAGAAATGGAAGCCGGCGAAGGGACTTCGGTCGACGAAGCCTTCGAAGAGATCCGGGCAAATCTCAACCTGCCGCAGCGAAGGCAGTGAACCACCGCCTGATCATTCTGCCGCAGGCTCGGGCCGACGTCCAGCGAAACGCTTTGTGGTGGGCAATGCATCACTCATCGGAACAAGCCGCACGGTGGCTCGATGCGGTCCAATCGCAATTGGAGTCGATCGCTGAATTTCCG
Above is a genomic segment from Rosistilla ulvae containing:
- a CDS encoding DUF4416 family protein; translated protein: MGVVRMPESVMPLCAITTRYDDALDWSVETFAAAGFQVRLKSELFAFDMTNYYQAEMGEDLKKQIFAFEPLRDPQQLAHWKLLTNQWELDFKAQNSYPEDRPLNLDSGYLTLAKFVLATTKDRDHRLYLRDGIFAEVTMSFTGGSWKMHPWTYPDYQTEPAMNFLNAAREELKALFKEARRAEAEKG
- a CDS encoding vWA domain-containing protein, translating into MIFAVDISWELQHAWPLPAWGLAVLFLAIAGWTTWLLFAQQIAWRKTVVLSTLRLAALAGLFLMLGGWRLSFFETDLPDLLMLVDDSASMQLPAGDSASDVGTNRLARAQKLFAEPDWMQTLEQRYRLKMYAVSEQIRPLSSVAELQADGQSSRLGDGLLQLTNAQRGRSTAAIVLMSDGIVTDGASLRVAADRLAAQNIPLWTVGLGGEQPPPELAIDEIVADDRAFLGDEVQVRVLLRGTAPAGSEVAVELRDRDSDALLARQQVRMESSPTRTVIPLTFAADRPGSWNLQVVVPPIDGEIFTDNNRKPMRLVVRDEPIGVLLIAQQPSYEFRFLKHLLERAQGQGNAAENLIRLTSVLQDGDPRYAEQDRSAAALPPVKSDELEALDVVILCDADIDQLGELMLGQIDELVRSRGTGLVVVAGPENRLAIPNGSALADLIPVDPRGLRAPAGPQSRPLVVERTRLGQAAGDLPLPAGIRWSQLPPLYWLMRSAELKPAAQVILATGDAAQQTASLPVVVSQVVGAGQVWLQLSDESFRWLSGSSTHNLHERYWLQVIRKLARRKRTDVNESARLQVSGSRFTEGQPLPIELTLPKSESPRQARVAIGRDGDSPRLETLYPTSDPQLLRGTASDLPPGDYSIRLIDPVLPQPPDPVAVRIESPSSEFAEGHAALIALDEASRISGGKLLTAEQAADSLLAELPAGRTIRLRELPSRPIWNHWVAAAMVVALLSGEWILRRRWGLA
- a CDS encoding YceI family protein — protein: MKKLASLLGICLLSTSCFAQATTTAPALKPVALQAGTATISPANSRIDFVGKHEGEKPDPRKGGFGKFTGQAKVATDGSLQSIAWEIETGSLFTEIPKLTGHLKNSDFFDVREYPKASFQSTSVAAGSGEGNYIVTGDLTLLKATKSIKIPVSVDVSAEGLTLHSKFEIDRTQFGMNYGQGKVTNAVQLTVAIGQPTEAAGR
- a CDS encoding BatA domain-containing protein, which produces MGNELLFLGLFTSSWMLLWAAAAAIPIVLHLLSRRQRRSIRWAAVQFVIAAQQKSQRKFRLWQWLLLALRVLAIVLFAIALADPVIDASADVPLERRPRLQILVIDGSMSMKTRRDDGTRWSDAIAAASQRCDDAHPGDGFLLLQVGAQNDWIVDTITYDPVEMQQTLASLQTTDSEAAFGLAIENVSRRIDEINSDRLWSGAVEVAIFADLQALSWRSVPAQTKLSPHASWTIVDVGNRDVDNSHIDAFHADPGFFVAQQPLQLHSRIARSPQSGSDPMLVQLLVDDVVRESRRIAIDPGARSDVAWQIALPAGEHVLAVKIPDDDLNADNVRRLVVEMRSQLRVACIGADAAATRFVATALRSGTAGQLDVQQIASQRLSQLPPDGFDFIVLCDWGPLRSEDARWLRSDLRQGHSAMLWLGPGIDPQTFNREFSSGDPGDPLSIGRIESLADVDQYPIDPKGYSHRISKPFQSHPDSGLITTPIFRYWKIDPAADSNVATVLGIGDGDPLLLSKRLASGAHLMVMTTAVNPQADADGEAWNAIALWPSFIPLLQESVAVTQTETGAADTTDGSTSRDAGVYPVERDGKTVGQFVINPPVAESDLAMIETAQLPERLRGADDASVETKPKPQALETTGVPLFQIAIACLIGCLVAESWVSRQLRLR
- a CDS encoding pyridoxal phosphate-dependent aminotransferase translates to MTKSTHPWLADRTAAFDSSGIRRVFDLAATLKDPINLSIGQPDFDVPDPVKQACIAAINSGKNSYSQTQGIAPLRDKLQSQLDAQYGHADRKVFVTSGTSGGLVLSMFAMVNPGDEVIFFDPFFVMYPPLIKLVGGVPVPIDTYPDFKIDIQKVADAITPRTKMILLNSPGNPTGVIATEQEQRELAALAAERGIALVSDEIYSRFCYADRFISPAEFNDQTIVIDGFSKSHAMTGWRVGFVHGPTEVVETMTKLQQYSFVCAPQPAQWAALEAIDVDVDDYRQQYQGKRDRIIDALKDDYEIEVPGGAFYIFPKVPWGTGTSFVEAAIAAGLLIIPGGIFSGRDTHFRISYAASDQTIDRGIEVLKQLARSGPKA
- a CDS encoding 3-keto-disaccharide hydrolase, with protein sequence MNNTSSFKVLFLIALIGTVVGCKSEPADRPEETPAEAVEKTPASEATAESEATAAMDDPESQPGVIVMDADQLLANRLPAEQASQGWVRLFDGQTFFGWQIASQANWQIDDGVLSVDDGEKGLICTTMRWRDYQLSLEFKASPETNSGVFLRTNLFPTDPTVDCYELNIASADNPFPTGSLVQREPKSSADIAAFDYDVWHRYDIRVEGATVNVKLDGVEILNYVDPNPLPAGLIGLQYNGGPAAFRDIRVRPLGLDSLISETIEDHWVRYPEMEGDYQMTDDGMQITGGRAQLESKAQYDDFALLAEVRTNAAALNSGIFFRCIPGDVMMGYECQISNATIEGDPMFPADCGTGGFFRRKDARIVAADDQEWFSMLLIADGSTMATWVNGLQVSEWSDDREPDANPRKGQRLEAGTLMLQAHDPTTDIHIRQLAVATLAAPVEEAKPEAKEEVKPEAKEEAKEEAKEEAKEEAKEEAKEEPKPEMKEEPKEEAKPEAKEEKKPEVKEEAKPEAKEEAKPEVKEEAKPETAEETKE